A window of Daphnia pulicaria isolate SC F1-1A chromosome 4, SC_F0-13Bv2, whole genome shotgun sequence genomic DNA:
TGACCGGATATTAAGTAAGCGGATTTCCGTGATTCCTGTGGATTGCTGGGGGTGTTTGAAGTTCCCATCGACACCATTTCTAGAAGGTGCATGTCACTATGCTTCACATGCCGTCCAGGACTAACTAACAACCCAAAGCAACGTTCAATTGGCAGTTCTAAGCTGTCATTTATCTGTACAACTGTGATGACGATTTTCTTTTCGATGCCAGCAcgaattttaaagaaattgcgATCCTTAGGAACGGGACTGTAGTTTCCTTTTGTATCCTCTTCTTTGATTTCCAAAGTTAATTCAAAGGTCAAGCGATGATTGGTCAGCTCGGTGGGTGAGGTGGCGGTAGATGATTCTGTCGAAATAGGGGCAGAAGGTTCAGGCTTACGGAAGGCGTGCTTGAAACTGCACATGACTTTTGGAATGGCTTCAATGATTTCGCAACGAAAAACGTGGCACTGAAATATAGCTGTTTCATCCGAATCTCCTCTAGGGCAGGTGAACGCAAAACAGTTGGAGTCTAACGTACCAGCAGGaccgagagaaagaaaaattatgcgATGAATTGGATGTCGTGCCATTTCAGTGTTGCTTTCTGCCTCGTAAAGCCTTGataaaataaagacaaaacatCATCAattatttaacacaaaaaatctaaaatttaaaaactcaCACAACTGAGCCGTCACAATTATTTGGAATTGATAAAGTGATTGGAATAGGTTGACCACTTGACTGCCTCATAATGGCCATGTTTCTtgctatttcattttcactcCTTGGAGCATTTACCTACACTCATCAAATCGAAGAAATTGTTAACACAAGAATATGAAATCTATTATAaagctatattttttttacagttgcGGCTCCTAAGTATGCAATTCTATTAAACAAAGCACAGTTTTGAGAACTGTCTTCCAGTTTTGCTGGTTctactaaaaataaatagaatttgTAATACAAAGAATGTCATGTGGAGAATTATTCTTACTACCACTGGTTTCAGACTCCTCGTTCAGAACTTCATTGAGGGTATCTTTTAGATCTGCCATATTTCCATTATTTCCAATCTCCATTTCTGGAGAtgtcttgttttttattttattgtcttCAACTTGTGTAACTAATATTTCCTCATTTGGTTTTAATTCAGATGCATTTTTATGTCCTAGGTCTTCAAACTCTTCACTTGTGGCAATTGAATCACAAGAGTGTTCTCTAGTAGCTACTTCTTCCATAATTCTACAAATATTCTTtataaaagtaaaacaaacatgaaaatGATACACTGTAtatgaagttaaaaaaattgagaatacCTAAGAAAAATGGGACAGAACAGTAAACATCTCAAATCCTCAGAGCAAATGGGAATAACAGCTGACAAATGTCAAACAGCCGATAGTCGACTCCCACCCTTGCGGTTCGGCAACCTAAAAGCGGTTTTtgctatatttttcttttacggtTGGCGCTTGGCGCAAATCTATTACTTTCTTTTTGCTAGTGACGGTGGTGACGGAAAAACTGCATAGcaacaatcaaaataaaatttctgccCGTTTTCTTTACCGTTTTCTCTAAGAAAGTGTGATGTTTTCACGGTTGATTCTTTTGTGGATAGTCGGTTGTGGATTGAACGCAATTATAAATAATTGCTGATAATTCATCCCTGCAAGCAACAGCCAATGTTAACAATGCCTCCAAAATAGCACGCTCAGTATTCATCAAGCATCAGCAAACATCGGAATCCAACTGAATCAACAATTAGACGATGTTGAAGTTCAAATTTCGTCTTCAAACCAAGTGGCCAGAGACAGCAACATTTTACTTAACCATCAACATTATACAATCATTCATTTCGAAGTTCAATAAACAGAACATTGTAGTGTGCAGAGGGAATCAatgattttgaatttattttctcactaaaataattgtttgtgTTATTGAATCTAAGTAATTTGAAAGAACAGGAGGAGGGGGTCTATTGCATATGAATATTCGTAAGTCGGCCGAAGTCACGAATGTTTAAGCGCATCCAGGAACGTTGTATGGCCAATCACATTCTATTATatgtgaataataataatttagtaAGTGTATAACTAAACAAAATAAGATAAAACGTACGGTTAATCTTGGAGTTGAATACAAGTCCGGTCTGGCAGTAGAAAGTATAGATTATTCCGTTCACGCATTGGTAATATTTTGCGCAGTCAGAAGGATCAGCATAGTATTGGCCCTGAGAGGAAGCAGAGCAGCTCGCTGTATGAAAGAATGAGATATAAGTAACTAAAACTGGAAAACcacattatttttgtttagttgttACGAGGGGGTGGTGATGTTGGTCCAGGTGTCGGGAAAGTTCCTCCAAGTGTTTCGGTAATAGCCTTAGAAAAGGGTCTAAAAACGAGGGCATACGAATGATTATTCTAactattaataataaaaattataaaaaattataactgTACCTTAGGCCCAAATTGCAGTGACCGTTGAAGTCATCCAAGCTGAGTTCCCAGAACTGAATACCGCCAAGACCTTTGCTCATCATATATTTTACTTTAGCAACAACCATGTCAATACTGTCCCATGAAGCCCAAATATCTCCCAAGTAACCATATGGGCCCATCTTGCCAGTTGGATCTTCGACAACTGTCATGCCTTGTTGTTGAAACAAGCAAATCTcgtaaaaggaataaaaacccTTTAGGCCTGTGAACTGTCCTGCAACACCAGCACCGATGGCTGGAGCTAAGAACCCATTTTGTTTCGGGTCAGCCAATGTCCATGATCGAGCATAGCTGGGCAATCCGAAAACCAACTTTTGAGGAGGAAAACCTTGTGCCAACCTTAACGATAAACCAATTTTTACTCTGAATCCTTTTAAAGAAGCAAGAAATATGAgatggaaaattgaaaaaaaccaaCCAGTAGTCGACTGACTCGGAAATAATAACGTCAGTGGTATCATCATCAAAATCGCGTCGGTAAAGTGGGGCATGGTGATCAGTCAAATTTTCCCATGCACcgtggacatctggtggtatattaaaacatttaaattaataggtctttaaaaaatagtggattgaaaaaattaccataTGCCATGAAATTGACGAAATCAACAATTTCGCCAAGCGCTGGGATGTCGTAACTAACTGCAGCACGTGCGCTACTGCAAGAAGGAGCCATGGATAGAATTAAGTTGTAGGGCTGGAAAGCGTCACGAAGCATCCTGAGAAGTGTAATAAAGTTCTCTTTATCTTCCGGTTTTCCTGGGTCTCCAGGATATTCCCAGTCGAAATCAAGGCCATCAAAGTTGTACTGAAATGGTAATTATAACATTTCATTATGGTTCTACTTGTAGAAAAACTATGAGGAATAATTCAATAGATTTCTTTACCTGGCGAACAAAAGCAAGCGCTTTTGCCACGAAGTTGGCCATTTTAACAGGGTCGGACACCAATTCGGAATATTGAGTGGAGAATGCAGAGTCGTTCCAGCCACCAAGAGCGATCAATGTCTTGAGACTAGgattttttgtctttaaaCCGGTGAACGTTGCATAACCACCGAGATCGATGTCTGCCCATGGATCGTAAACTGTCATCTCGTAGGTAACATTGCTGAGAACAGCAAAACCGTAGATGTAATGAGTGCATTCATACGGGTCCAACTTATCTACCCAGTAACTTCCAGAACCTAATTTAATAGAAGTAAACCCCAAAAAGTTAAGACATTTGACTGAAAATGGAAacgaaatgaattattttatacTTTACCATTACGATAACGAGCCCAGTTTGCAAAATAGCAAACTTTTTTGTAGTTTCCTTGGGCGTTCGCCAAGACAACTAACATAGAAAACGCCAATATGGCGGCTATCTTCATCTTAACTGAAGTTGTACGTAacaaaaaatctataaaagtAAGTACGTCTACTTAACAGAGTGGAAATGTCTATAATTGGGAACAGAATGAACGACTTTTTATACAAGCCCAACATGTAGTTTCCGATATGGCTTCAATTTGATTATCTTTCGAGCATGCCGATAAAGTAAAACGTTCGGTCCAAAAGTAATGGTGTGattatgaaatgaaataaggtGACACGTATTTGTTCAATCACTGTCAAAAATTTCGAAACTTTGTGAAATAAGAATGAAGAATGCTGGTTAAACGCGTGCTTTTTGTAACAGGAATGACGTTTTGGTCAATCAGGAATGCGGAATGCTGCGCTGAAAAATGTCGAATTCATGAAGTCATCCGAACAAAGAAAAGCATTGATCTAAAGTTTAAGATAACGATTTACAACTAAACTTACCTAAGCAAGGACGTTTATATAACAATGCCTTCAAGGAACAAAATACGAACAATCGACTGAaagtaagaaataaaattcaacaa
This region includes:
- the LOC124335821 gene encoding probable chitinase 10; amino-acid sequence: MKIAAILAFSMLVVLANAQGNYKKVCYFANWARYRNGSGSYWVDKLDPYECTHYIYGFAVLSNVTYEMTVYDPWADIDLGGYATFTGLKTKNPSLKTLIALGGWNDSAFSTQYSELVSDPVKMANFVAKALAFVRQYNFDGLDFDWEYPGDPGKPEDKENFITLLRMLRDAFQPYNLILSMAPSCSSARAAVSYDIPALGEIVDFVNFMAYDVHGAWENLTDHHAPLYRRDFDDDTTDVIISESVDYWLAQGFPPQKLVFGLPSYARSWTLADPKQNGFLAPAIGAGVAGQFTGLKGFYSFYEICLFQQQGMTVVEDPTGKMGPYGYLGDIWASWDSIDMVVAKVKYMMSKGLGGIQFWELSLDDFNGHCNLGLRPFSKAITETLGGTFPTPGPTSPPPPSCSASSQGQYYADPSDCAKYYQCVNGIIYTFYCQTGLVFNSKINQCDWPYNVPGCA